DNA from Choristoneura fumiferana chromosome 6, NRCan_CFum_1, whole genome shotgun sequence:
CAGTCAGcggcagaagtagatgagcagttgtggtgctGGATATTATCTAAGCACTCTCTTATCGCCTTGCCTTGGCAGTAAAGTTGTGTGTtgattttgagcaccgtaaccgctcatccacttctgctgttgactgtacagtaTAATCCTGATATTACCAATGGAAAGGGATacaatctcgaaatctcaaccgttAGGTTTagattagagtcatgaaatttggcacagttgtTTTATGTGCATcattaatgaattaatgaagtccacgatgtaatttttagggattcccatgagaatttatttagtaaaatcccagaatttcaagtCAACAGCTGGATTTATTCGTTTGCGTGTGCGCAGCCGTGAGTATCGTCTAAGCTAGACatgcggtagcgtgtcaagccaagttcaagctaacagaactagcgagcagcaccgtgtgtaattttaccggAACCATTTGAACACTTTTGTCCCCCTcataacttaaaaactatttcacataaacatatCAAATTTGGCTCATATATTGAGACTTGCGAGTTACATATGTACTTACTTCAAATTTCATACACACACCTCAAACAGTTATTTTGCTATTAACGTCTACAACTCGTCATTTTTATCAATCACTGACTCAGctatagatcaaaattctaacccagttccagatgacctagaaagttcaaatttggcatccagatagccaagtcagaccttaggcttcaatatattatcctaagttatgagacgaaatgatattttaagtagttacgaaatattttatgtttttataaataaatttcaggactgaccgcattgaacttggcacccatttagatctcattTCTTTTGTTGTTGAAGTCAACAACCAAGGCATACTTTGTGACATTGTCAAAAGTTCATAATTCCCTAACGTAAAATATTATCTCTATACTTTCCTCGTTCCCGCTGTGCACAGAAGAATCgcaaattcagaataccgaatgtggcctgtaatacgagccaaaaattaaaacatagatcgtcctcgtcaaactgaacaacattagttcagcgacttttaaaataatggagtctttgaattttccttttttcatacaaattaaatactgctatcaatgtacgccatcctagaattcaactgacgtcgcctgtgacgctacaaacatcaagcatttcgctgtacattgcttcttcgaataaacttaaaagtgtaataaaaattaaaaaaactaattacttttaaaagtcgctgaactaatgttgttcagtttgaggagtatgatctatgttttaattatttgcttacattacaggccacaccaAGTATAAAttgaatcatcatcataccggcctatatacgtcccactgttgggcacagggctcctgtcataatgagagggcttgggccgtagttcacacgcggacccagtgcagattgggagcttcacgacacaccattgaattgcttcgcaggtttgctgTACTTCTGCAGATAAATGCTGATACATTTTTATCTCATATTTAAACTGCACCCACCTCACTATTGCAATGACCCTGACAAATTATAGCTTATAAACAATGAGGTAATAGTTCCTGTCATTATTTTGTACTCAGAAGTCGCTTACCTAATCGCTTCTAATAACATTATGTCAGGAGCATTATTGTAACaccaattataaatataatgaataGACCACAACGGGTTATTAATTAACAGTGGTCGCTCGATACAATAGAGCACTTGTACTCCAATATTGTTGACACATGCTCGTTTTTAgatcttgaatgtttaataaatatgtatttatctagaCAGGGTTATTTGGTAAGTCGTCCAATTCCCGTTAAGGGGTTATAGGGGAGGTCATTTGCAATCATTTTTGTACTATAAAGCCCTATGCAAAAGTGAACCATTACTGAGAAcgcaatttaaattttcgaaGAAAAAAAGGTGCatcttcaaaaataaaaaaaaataagctatataatttttttttacttgtctaCATGATAAAATTGCTGTACTTATGCAATATTAAAAGTAGAATTATCTGTATACGTTTAAGAATGCGAGACCAAAAAGTAAAAGAAACATGTTTTGAGGGTTGCAGTCTTGCATAGGCCCcatgcggattaggaacttgaCGCGCACATTTGAATTGTAATAGTAGAATTAAAACCTTTACGTTACTTAATCAGTAAACATGGTTGCTTTTATAGTCATTAAAGTTGACGACAACCACATCTAACTGATTACGTTGGTACTATGAATAAAGGAACAATAAAACTTAATAGCTTATTTATCAAAGATTTTAAATGAAtcataaaaacttgtaaatacCTTTACTTTTAGACTagaatttattatgttttttattacttttcagAAATCCTACTTTCATACGTCCATATATTATATGGACGACATAGgcacatattatattatatagccATAAAAGAATAACATGACGCACATAACcaagttttaataataataaaaccatttattacaAGCAACATGGCCCGtataataaataccttacagactaacatacattttataaataaaaaacaaagtattaAAAACTTTATAGGTAACAAAACAGCGTGATTCCGATGCGTTGCGTTTATTAATATCGGAGGATGGGAGTGTCGAGGGAGGGGGAAGAGaataaaactacaaaaatatgGCCTATACACTATTAAATGCTTAAGCGCTGTTTCACCAcgcattgattaattttatttgacggatactgatgctgtctccgtctattcggacaaaacaaacaaagacggcatcacatttatccgtcaaataaatgtaatcaacGAATAGTGGAACAGGGGTTAATGTGATGTTTTGAATATCTAGGGGAGGTTTGAACTGccattggttaggttattatattACCTATCTATTTCTAATTTCTTTACTAAATACTTCATTCAATGCTGTGATTTTTTGCAattaattggaaaaaaaatgttattacacTAAGtgcattttattattactaaactAGGTCACATGCCACTAAGTAAGTTGTTTATTACTAGACCCCGCtatcaattcaatttttgggatAATATGGCCCCATCGATCCATGCGATGATTGGAGGTGCAATTTGGTAGCAGTCAAGTCTTAGGGATGggttagaaataaataatattttttctttaccgTAATGACAGTctgaatttaattaaacatttattttgtaaaacaggaataattacaaaataaatatgtattaaaaactttaattgaaaaaaaaaataacttcaatTAAACCCAATATATCTTAGCTCTttacatttttagaaatatgtctcgtaatatattacatttttttttaaatatagtaatcacttttttttttaaatatattactattttttattgtgagaaattaagcgtttttttttgtttttatcgtttttttttttttaaattgatgatattataacatttaaaaaattataaaaatcatatttctagtttctacttaggaatcaattatgACGAATATTCCGTTCGGTACAAGttttaccgaatattcggctgaatatttgtatttggtgaaacccatgttcggcccatctctactGAGTACTACTGTGTTTACGTGTTAATTGATATTAACTTACTTCTGCATCTGACTGCACTTCATTAGCCAGCTGCACAGGTCCCGTAACAGCTTCCGCCGGTGACTCTGTAGTCCCATCCACTGAATCTTGTCCGTCACCAAGTGACCCGTCAGGATCCTCCTCGCACTGGTGCTCATTTTGTACCACCACTCCGTTGCCACCATCAATTACTGAGACGCTgcattttagtatttttacaaCGTCAATGTCATGGATATCGCTGACTTTGAGACGCACTGTAATTTTGTAGGTGTTATCTTCattctaaaacaaattacaagtttTTGTGTACTCAAACATGCATAACATAGCATATATGCAACCGCAACTGTCCTTTTTTCCCAGGACATGTGCCATTTGGGGTGTCCAGGTAGTCCTACATAAATTTTAAGAAGAGCCCTGGCTTTTAGCCTCCGGTCTGCTGTGTGACGGATCCATCACGGGCCCCCCCTCCAATGTAATGTGTACCTAGGAATTTCCTAATAAGAACCCAACTTTCTTctactttcttctttctttttgaaTACGGTGTAACCGAAGGTTAAAGGTAAGGTcacatattttgaaatttgacaacactttaatattattatttcttctacttatttgttattattattgcgaatattatctaatatataaaattctcaagtcaaaaatgtttgtgaccaaactccttcaaaacggcttgaccgatttttatgattattcGATATTATTTGGTAGAGTCTGAGAATAGAATGtacactatttttcatacttctgcCGCGGACGGACTTTCGCGGGCaagctagtttatttatatgttataaataatattattattgtcaacAGTGTGAAATATCTTTTTTATTCACTGATGTTGTAGAAGAATATTTTCCCAATTtgtaaacttaatttaatttaatttagccAGTATCCATAATTtggtataaaatattacttatttactgatcagaaatattttttaatcaaacttGTATGTGATTCTATTGTAAAATTTGCAAACACAATTAATGTAACATCAATTCATCATCAGTTTATAATTAAGGCATAAATTAATTGCTCAGTTAATTTACGCACGCTTTCAAGGATGTTTACAAAACATTTATTGATAAAAGGTCAGACGATAGCAAGTGAAGACAATCCAGTAGAACTAATAATATTTCTAAGTTAATTAAACATATACATATAGTTAATACTCACGGTCTTTTGCGCGTCTACGAACACCCCTTCCTCATAAATATACGATTTATCCGGTTGATTGTTTAGTGATTCTATGAATCTATTTAAAAATTCTTGTTTTTTCTCAACAGTTAGTTCTCCTAAACAGGTGTTTAGGAAAAtacactgaataaaaaaaatcgcacaaTAAGCGCGACGCATGATGCAAGCTCAATTAACAACCATTACGGTTCACACGAGCGCTGAATGCGAAATGCGTGATTCACAGTATCACaacaaagttataatataataacgtGTAGTTCAGTTGTTGACATCACTGCCTGCATTGAACCAACATTGAACTCAgtgaagataaataaatacctacaaaaaagTGAAATCTTGACATTTGAAAAGTTTGACATCTTTGACAAGACCAAACGGAAGTGTCGTGTCGGACTTCGTGTCGTatcgtctctctcgctctcgtattaaatagtataagtgtcagagggaccgcacgacacgaacttcgagtttagagtttcgtagtagccctgctgacacaaAGACTGACAGATGAAGTGACTGACAGTGAAAGTAGTCTAATTTACAATTCCCCTAAAAAGACAAAGAAACATAAGTGAATACAGTGTCACaagaaaaattacaagcaaTGCAATGACTCTTAGACTATACTACAAGTGATTGACAGTgatttttattgaacatcacATATAATAAGCTTTAATGAATAACACTGGGAATACGAGGGTTTAATAATCACAAAGAATCAGGGCTTCGGCATGGTACACTTCAATAAGGATATTTacgatcacctggagtgttcaaagtctaaacaatatcaaaaaaaagttatttaccaAGGTCAAGCTTTGCATGTCATTGGAAGGTTCGGAGTCTGTCGGAAAGTTTTAATGTGTAACATGGTGCTCTACTCCCGCCATGTTCCTggaataaatttacataagttatAAACTTATAAGGCCCTGTCCTACCTATCCCTACCAGGCTATCTCCACTGGTAGGATATATGGTTTATTTTCACCTGTCCCCGCTTGAGATTACTATTTAGACGCTCCTTATTGGGGATACGTGGAAAATTATGAAgagcgtaactttggtgcgGGCGACGTCATTATGAAGTGAAGTACATATAGGAtgttcttaaaacaaaataacaactgcatgcatgtttaatttaatgatgatgtaaatttaaaatactatgACTGACCACTTGGCTTCCTTGGTGACAGCACGTGTTTTGTGTGACCTGCGAAATTTTGTGGCCTAGTGCGATCGTTctcgtgtttttgttgtgatacCCAGCGGTTTCGGCGACCAGTAAGTGTTCTAACCAACCTACGTACGCTGATAATCTTGCAATGTCGTATAATATCCCTCCAAAACCTCCAGATATAACCTCTGTTCGGGAACCGGTGCCCGGCGGCCCCCCGACGGATTTGTCGCAAGACAATCAATCGGGGATGTCGATGGATGCCGAGGTTTCCATTCTTAGGGCAAAAAGGAAAGTTACGGCGCAGGGTGGATCCGAACCACCAACCAAGTTGGGGAGCAGGGCTCCTTCCGACTCCATTGCTCACCTCTTTGAACATCCGGACTTAAAAGGTGGACGAAAATACACCACAAATGACGGAGGTCCATTTCTAGTACACGTTTCCAAAACCGAAACTGAACCATCCTCTGGTACTACTTTGAACCCCATAAAATTTGGCCAAGTTATGGTAAATGCACGTGTCCAAAGTATTTCTCGAGATGGCATTAAAAAGGTAGGGCGAAATCGGGTCAGTGTAGAATTCAATTCTGCAGAAGCCGCAAATGCCTTTTTGTTGAACCCACtgctgctttcaaataaattcgaGGCCTCTATCCCGACGTTTAACATCACCCGTATGGGTATTGTGAGAGGAGTACCAACGGATCTTGCTCTGGTCGATTTTGTCAAGGATGTAGAATTGCCTCCTGGCTGCGGGGAAATCCTTAAAGCCAGAAGGCTTAACcgtaaaatttacaaaacagACGGCGTGGAATGGGTCCCTACGGGAACAGTAGTGATGACATTCAGCGGACAAGTACTGCCTAGTAGGATATTCTGTTGCTACACATCCCTGGTCGTAGAGAAATATCTTTTGCCAACTATTCAGTGCCACAACTGTTGTAAATTCGG
Protein-coding regions in this window:
- the LOC141428674 gene encoding uncharacterized protein gives rise to the protein MRRAYCAIFFIQCIFLNTCLGELTVEKKQEFLNRFIESLNNQPDKSYIYEEGVFVDAQKTNEDNTYKITVRLKVSDIHDIDVVKILKCSVSVIDGGNGVVVQNEHQCEEDPDGSLGDGQDSVDGTTESPAEAVTGPVQLANEVQSDAEVS